Proteins from a genomic interval of Arvicola amphibius chromosome 14, mArvAmp1.2, whole genome shotgun sequence:
- the Lysmd1 gene encoding lysM and putative peptidoglycan-binding domain-containing protein 1 isoform X1: MASPSRQPPLGGSGLLQGSRARSYGSLVQSSCSPVRERRLEHQLEPGDTLAGLALKYGVTQSASSLRAEIVPFNLPSLNSGLVSITWKFNSYLEAAWHGGTRLQSQHSMEQIKRTNRLYTNDSIFLKKTLYIPILTEPRDLFNGLDSEEENDGEEVRPRKDGAGSLSGKRKNEESGSGRANGEALPPHQETSTPIHDLSASDFLKKLDSQISLSKKAAAQKLRKGESGVPEEGTGLHLSSPRTQQRAVLGPVPLTRTSRTQTLRDQEDEIFKL; encoded by the exons ATGGCTTCTCCCTCTAGACAGCCCCCACTCGGGGGATCAGGGCTGCTGCAAGGGAGCCGTGCTCGTTCTTATGGAAGCCTGGTACAATCGTCCTGCTCCCCAGTGAGGGAAAGACGCCTGGAGCATCAGTTGGAGCCTGGAGACACCCTGGCTGGACTAGCTCTCAAATATGGGGTGACG CAGTCCGCAAGCTCTTTAAGAGCAGAAATAGTTCCTTTCAACCTTCCGTCTCTAAATTCTGGCCTAGTCTCAATTACATGGAAGTTTAACAGCTATCTGGAagctgcctggcatggtggcacacgccttcaatcccagcactcg atggaACAGATTAAGCGTACAAACCGCCTTTATACTAACGACTCCATCTTCCTGAAGAAAACTCTCTACATCCCCATCCTGACAGAGCCCAGAGACCTGTTTAATGGTTTGGATTCTGAGGAGGAAAATGATGGAGAGGAGGTACGACCCAGGAAGGATGGCGCTGGTTCACtttcagggaagaggaagaatgaagagTCAGGTTCGGGCCGGGCCAATGGCGAAGCCCTCCCGCCGCACCAGGAAACCTCCACACCCATCCATGACCTTTCTGCCTCTGATTTCCTTAAGAAGCTCGATTCACAGATCAGCCTGTCAAAGAAGGCTGCTGCCCAGAAGctgaggaaaggggaaagtgg GGTCCCTGAGGAGGGCACAGGGCTCCACCTCAGCTCCCCTAGGACGCAGCAGCGAGCAGTGCTCGGTCCGGTACCACTGACCCGGACCTCCCGGACCCAAACACTGCGGGATCAGGAGGATGAGATTTTCAAGCTCTGA
- the Lysmd1 gene encoding lysM and putative peptidoglycan-binding domain-containing protein 1 isoform X2 has product MASPSRQPPLGGSGLLQGSRARSYGSLVQSSCSPVRERRLEHQLEPGDTLAGLALKYGVTMEQIKRTNRLYTNDSIFLKKTLYIPILTEPRDLFNGLDSEEENDGEEVRPRKDGAGSLSGKRKNEESGSGRANGEALPPHQETSTPIHDLSASDFLKKLDSQISLSKKAAAQKLRKGESGVPEEGTGLHLSSPRTQQRAVLGPVPLTRTSRTQTLRDQEDEIFKL; this is encoded by the exons ATGGCTTCTCCCTCTAGACAGCCCCCACTCGGGGGATCAGGGCTGCTGCAAGGGAGCCGTGCTCGTTCTTATGGAAGCCTGGTACAATCGTCCTGCTCCCCAGTGAGGGAAAGACGCCTGGAGCATCAGTTGGAGCCTGGAGACACCCTGGCTGGACTAGCTCTCAAATATGGGGTGACG atggaACAGATTAAGCGTACAAACCGCCTTTATACTAACGACTCCATCTTCCTGAAGAAAACTCTCTACATCCCCATCCTGACAGAGCCCAGAGACCTGTTTAATGGTTTGGATTCTGAGGAGGAAAATGATGGAGAGGAGGTACGACCCAGGAAGGATGGCGCTGGTTCACtttcagggaagaggaagaatgaagagTCAGGTTCGGGCCGGGCCAATGGCGAAGCCCTCCCGCCGCACCAGGAAACCTCCACACCCATCCATGACCTTTCTGCCTCTGATTTCCTTAAGAAGCTCGATTCACAGATCAGCCTGTCAAAGAAGGCTGCTGCCCAGAAGctgaggaaaggggaaagtgg GGTCCCTGAGGAGGGCACAGGGCTCCACCTCAGCTCCCCTAGGACGCAGCAGCGAGCAGTGCTCGGTCCGGTACCACTGACCCGGACCTCCCGGACCCAAACACTGCGGGATCAGGAGGATGAGATTTTCAAGCTCTGA
- the Tnfaip8l2 gene encoding tumor necrosis factor alpha-induced protein 8-like protein 2, with protein sequence MESFSSKSLALQAEKKLLSKMAGRSVAHLFIDETSSEVLDELYRVSKEYTHSRPKAQRVLKDLIKVAVKVAVLHRSGCFGPGELALATRFRQKLRQGAMTALSFGEVDFTFEAAVLADLLRECRDILLELVEHHLTPKSHDRIRHVFDHYSDPDLLAALYGPDFTQHLGKICDGLRKLLDEGKL encoded by the coding sequence ATGGAGTCCTTCAGTTCAAAGAGTCTGGCACTACAAGCAGAGAAGAAGCTACTGAGTAAAATGGCTGGTCGGTCTGTGGCTCATCTCTTTATCGACGAGACCAGCAGCGAGGTGTTAGATGAGCTTTACCGCGTGTCCAAAGAGTATACGCACAGCCGGCCCAAGGCACAACGGGTGCTCAAAGACCTCATCAAGGTGGCTGTCAAGGTGGCCGTGCTGCACCGCAGTGGCTGCTTTGGCCCTGGGGAGCTGGCTCTGGCTACACGCTTTCGCCAGAAGCTGCGACAGGGCGCGATGACAGCGCTCAGCTTTGGTGAGGTGGACTTCACCTTCGAGGCTGCTGTGCTAGCGGACCTGCTCAGAGAGTGCCGGGACATTCTGTTGGAGCTGGTGGAGCATCACCTCACCCCCAAGTCACATGACCGCATCCGGCACGTGTTTGATCATTACTCTGACCCTGACCTGCTGGCAGCCCTCTACGGGCCTGACTTCACTCAGCACCTGGGCAAGATCTGTGACGGGCTCCGGAAGCTGCTGGATGAGGGGAAGCTCTGA